The Candidatus Accumulibacter similis genome has a segment encoding these proteins:
- a CDS encoding TrkH family potassium uptake protein, producing MQRYYPVVRVLSLVIFMFGMTMLIPLLLSWFMHDGAESAFDEAFLLTAGTGFGLWWVTRRETRDLTIRDGFLMVALVWTVLPVYAAMPLILQLDASFTDAYFEAVSGLTTTGATVFVGLDDLPVSINFWRTQLVWLGGMGLIVLAVAILPLLGIGGRQMFKAETPGPMKDSKMTPRMAETAKGLWFVYVLISIACTLGYYWAGMTWLDAIMHMFTTMGLGGFSSHDASFGFFDSPAIEAVSVAFMLIAGCNFATHFLVVSQRSFRPYAADPEAGWFLLVTVGSVIGIAVFLDVHEVYPTFLEALRYSAFNVVSIATTTGFANTDYALWPFFAPLWMLFLCSFATSAGSTGGGIKMIRAIVLYKQVYRELARAMHPNAVHPIKIGNSVVPPNILFAVLAFGFIYMVCIVSMTLLLSFSGLEIITAVTAVVASINNTGPGLGEVGPANNFAGLTDFQTWVCTIAMLLGRLEIFTLLVVLTPAFWRK from the coding sequence ATGCAACGCTATTACCCGGTGGTGCGGGTACTCTCGCTGGTCATATTCATGTTCGGCATGACGATGCTGATCCCCCTGCTGCTCTCCTGGTTCATGCATGATGGCGCCGAGAGCGCTTTCGATGAGGCTTTCCTGCTGACCGCCGGCACCGGCTTCGGCCTGTGGTGGGTGACGCGCCGCGAAACGCGCGACCTGACGATTCGTGACGGCTTCCTGATGGTCGCCCTGGTGTGGACCGTCCTGCCCGTCTATGCTGCAATGCCGCTGATCCTGCAGCTCGATGCCAGCTTCACCGACGCCTATTTCGAGGCGGTGTCGGGGCTGACGACAACCGGCGCGACGGTCTTCGTCGGCCTCGACGATCTGCCGGTGTCGATCAACTTCTGGCGCACGCAGCTCGTCTGGCTGGGTGGCATGGGGTTGATCGTTCTCGCCGTCGCCATCCTGCCGCTGTTGGGAATCGGCGGCCGGCAGATGTTCAAGGCCGAGACACCGGGGCCGATGAAGGATTCAAAGATGACCCCGCGCATGGCCGAAACGGCCAAGGGGCTGTGGTTCGTTTACGTGCTGATCTCGATCGCGTGCACGCTGGGCTATTACTGGGCGGGAATGACTTGGCTCGACGCCATCATGCACATGTTCACGACCATGGGGCTGGGCGGCTTCTCGAGCCACGACGCGAGTTTCGGCTTTTTCGACTCGCCGGCGATCGAGGCGGTCAGCGTCGCCTTCATGCTGATCGCCGGCTGCAACTTCGCCACGCACTTCCTCGTCGTCTCACAGCGTTCGTTCCGCCCGTACGCCGCCGATCCAGAGGCCGGCTGGTTCCTTCTGGTGACCGTCGGCAGCGTCATCGGCATCGCCGTCTTCCTCGATGTGCATGAGGTCTATCCCACCTTCCTCGAGGCTTTGCGCTACTCGGCGTTCAATGTCGTCTCGATCGCCACCACCACCGGCTTTGCCAATACCGACTACGCGCTCTGGCCATTCTTCGCGCCGCTGTGGATGCTGTTCCTGTGCAGTTTCGCCACCAGCGCCGGTTCCACCGGTGGCGGCATCAAGATGATCCGGGCGATCGTCCTCTACAAGCAGGTGTATCGCGAACTGGCGCGCGCGATGCATCCGAACGCCGTGCACCCGATCAAGATCGGCAACAGCGTCGTGCCGCCGAACATCCTCTTCGCCGTGCTCGCCTTCGGTTTCATCTACATGGTGTGCATCGTCTCGATGACCCTGCTGCTCTCGTTCTCCGGTCTCGAGATCATCACCGCGGTAACGGCGGTCGTCGCCAGCATCAACAATACCGGTCCCGGGCTTGGCGAGGTCGGCCCGGCGAACAACTTTGCCGGGCTCACCGATTTTCAGACCTGGGTGTGTACCATTGCGATGCTTCTCGGCCGCCTCGAGATTTTCACCCTGCTGGTGGTCCTGACGCCGGCGTTCTGGCGCAAATAG